A stretch of the Chlorobiota bacterium genome encodes the following:
- a CDS encoding MCE family protein, with product MIEKIINEKRPEMVFGQGILKRNIRVGIFALLGLVTLIVGVFVIGGKENLFNKTINLKTTFESVQGLKGGAAIVLSGIQVGTVRNVILFMRNDTPNVRVEMVIKDKYKEFIRTSTYASIGQQGLVGDKILELVSGDPSAKEVKEGDSILSIPPVNYMAIVDEARGVVKNASGVTASLDTLFMKFRRGEGTLGKFLTNDSAYRSFVNVSASAENLMKNTSTQFATLTDNLNKTTNSITTNLNNTVKGVENITNNVEGITSETKKIVTDIGSAKGTLGALLYDRSLYDSLEILSGSVNQAVSSAGFAAREIGTDLKGLRGHWLLGSIFGGTPEDNNDLQKKEIEIKMNELKREQLLLEELAKKIKK from the coding sequence ATGATAGAAAAAATTATAAATGAAAAAAGACCAGAAATGGTTTTTGGACAAGGTATTTTAAAAAGAAACATTCGAGTTGGAATTTTTGCACTCCTTGGCTTAGTTACATTAATAGTTGGAGTATTTGTAATTGGAGGAAAGGAAAATCTTTTTAATAAAACAATAAATTTAAAAACAACCTTTGAAAGTGTGCAAGGTTTGAAAGGTGGTGCAGCTATTGTTCTAAGTGGAATTCAAGTAGGTACTGTTAGGAATGTTATTTTATTTATGCGAAATGATACTCCTAACGTAAGAGTTGAAATGGTTATAAAAGATAAATATAAAGAATTTATCAGAACTTCTACTTACGCTTCTATTGGTCAACAAGGTTTAGTTGGTGACAAAATTTTAGAACTAGTATCTGGTGATCCTTCTGCCAAAGAAGTTAAAGAAGGTGATTCTATTTTATCAATACCACCTGTTAATTATATGGCTATAGTTGATGAAGCAAGAGGAGTTGTAAAGAATGCTTCTGGAGTAACTGCTTCTTTAGATACTTTATTTATGAAATTTAGGAGGGGTGAAGGTACTTTAGGTAAATTTCTTACAAATGATAGTGCTTACCGAAGCTTTGTAAATGTTTCAGCAAGTGCAGAAAATCTTATGAAAAACACTAGTACTCAATTTGCAACTCTTACAGACAATCTTAATAAAACTACAAATTCTATTACAACCAACTTAAACAATACTGTTAAAGGAGTTGAAAACATCACTAATAATGTTGAAGGAATTACTTCCGAAACCAAAAAAATAGTAACTGATATTGGTAGTGCTAAAGGTACTTTAGGTGCATTACTTTACGATAGATCTTTGTATGATTCACTTGAAATACTCTCAGGTTCTGTTAATCAAGCAGTTTCTTCAGCTGGATTTGCAGCTAGAGAAATTGGAACTGACTTAAAAGGACTAAGAGGTCATTGGTTATTAGGTAGTATTTTTGGTGGAACCCCTGAGGATAATAATGATCTTCAAAAAAAGGAAATAGAAATTAAAATGAATGAGCTCAAAAGAGAACAATTATTATTAGAAGAATTAGCTAAAAAAATTAAGAAGTAA
- a CDS encoding malate dehydrogenase: MKHIRVAVTGAAGQIGYALLFRIASGQMFGSNTMVSLNLIELPQAINSLQGVAMEIEDCAFPNLQEIVITDDINVGFKDVNWALLVGSVPRKAGMERNDLLTINGGIFTGQGKALNNNAASDVRVLVVGNPCNTNSLIAMNSAPDIPNNRFFAMTRLDQNRAMSQLANKCKLPISSIKNMTIWGNHSSTQYPDFYNTQIDSKPAVDVVKDLDWLKGDFIKTVQQRGAAIIAARGSSSAASAANAVVDTVVSLTSTTPIGEHHSVAVCSNGEYNTPQGLIVGFPISSNEDGSWSVVKGISHNEFGLEKFDNSIKELIEEKDAVKHLFS, from the coding sequence ATGAAACACATTAGAGTTGCAGTTACAGGTGCAGCAGGACAAATAGGCTATGCTTTATTATTTAGAATTGCATCAGGACAAATGTTTGGTTCAAATACAATGGTTTCTTTAAACTTGATTGAACTTCCACAAGCCATTAATTCATTACAAGGAGTTGCAATGGAAATTGAAGATTGTGCATTTCCTAACCTTCAAGAAATAGTTATTACTGATGATATTAATGTAGGATTTAAAGATGTAAATTGGGCTTTATTAGTTGGATCTGTTCCTAGAAAAGCAGGTATGGAACGAAATGATTTGTTAACTATTAATGGGGGTATTTTTACTGGACAAGGTAAAGCTTTAAATAATAATGCAGCAAGTGATGTTAGAGTTCTAGTTGTTGGCAACCCTTGTAATACTAACTCATTAATTGCAATGAATTCTGCCCCTGATATTCCTAATAATAGATTTTTTGCTATGACAAGATTAGACCAAAATAGAGCTATGTCTCAACTTGCCAATAAATGTAAACTTCCAATTTCTAGTATAAAAAATATGACAATTTGGGGGAATCATTCTTCAACTCAATATCCAGATTTTTATAATACTCAAATTGATTCAAAACCGGCTGTTGATGTAGTTAAGGATTTAGATTGGTTGAAAGGTGATTTTATAAAAACAGTTCAACAAAGAGGTGCAGCAATTATTGCAGCTCGTGGATCTAGTAGTGCTGCTTCAGCTGCAAATGCAGTTGTTGATACTGTTGTTTCTCTTACTAGCACTACTCCCATTGGTGAGCACCATTCTGTTGCTGTTTGTTCTAATGGTGAATATAATACCCCTCAAGGTTTGATTGTTGGATTTCCAATTTCTTCAAATGAAGATGGTTCATGGTCAGTTGTTAAAGGTATTTCTCATAATGAATTTGGGTTAGAAAAATTTGATAATTCCATTAAAGAATTAATTGAAGAAAAAGATGCTGTAAAACATTTATTTTCCTAG